The Vibrio penaeicida sequence CTTCAGCGAGCCAACTTGCAACAGGGCAAATGTCGGGGGCGGAAATGATCGGGCTAAATGCGAAAGGGTATTCGGCACGTACCGTACTCGAAGTGGCGAAACAAAAAGGCATGTCGGTCGGTTTGGTTTCGGATACGCGTATTACCCACGCAACACCAGGGTCATTTGCTGCGCATGTTGCTCATCGAAGTTTGGAAAACAAAATCGCAGAGCAAATGCTCGCAAGCGATGCTGATGTGTTGCTCTCTGGTGGTTTGAGGTATTGGATACCAAAAAGCGCGAGTGACAAAACCTCGGAAGCACACAAAGCGCTCACGGCGAAAACCGACGGAAAAGTGCGTATTAAATCGAAGCGAAAAGATGAACGCAACCTCATTACCGAAGCTGAAGGGGCAGGATACGAAACCGTCTTTACTAAAGAGCAATTAAGCAACTCGAAGGGCAACAAAGTACTTGGGTTGTTCTCTTATTCAGGAATGTATGATGGCATTACTAACAGCAAGCTCAAAGGTGATGATCAGCGTGCGCAACCGACACTTGAAGAGATGGCCAAACATGCGATCAGCGTGTTGGAAAAAAACGAGAACGGTTTTTTCCTAATGGTCGAAGCGGGGCAAATAGATTGGGCTGGGCATTATAACGATACGGGCAGCATGCTGCACGAGATGCTAAAAATGAACGATGCCGTAACCAGCATACTCGACTGGGCTGATACCAGAAACGACACTCTCGTATTGGTGACCGCAGATCATGAAACAGGCGGTTTTGGCTTCAGTTATTCAGCGGTGGACTTACCCGATCCTCAAGAGCTGCCTGGAGATGCATTTGAAGGAAGAGACTACAAGCCTAATTTCAATTTCATTTCTCCTAATGTATTGGATAAGATTTACAACCAAAAAATCAGCCACGCTGATCTGTTTTACTCCGAATTTGATGGGTTAGATAAAGCGCAGCAAACACCCGAGAACCTGGCGAAGTTAGTCGCTGAGAATAGCGACTTTGAAATCAGCGCAGCGCAGGCGAAAAAGATACTCGACACTCAGCCTAACCCCTATTACGTTCGGGATCACAAATACCTAAGCAGTAAGACCGTGCCAAAACTGGAAGGGTATGGTGCATTCTTCGTGTACCAAACGGACGATAACCGACAAAATTTGCTGGCTCGGGAATTGGCAGAACAGCAAGGTGTGGTATGGAGCACAGGAAGCCACACCAGCACGCCAGTATTCTTGTTCGCGCAAGGTGAAGACGAAGCGGTTGCGCCTTTCACAAGCAAACTGTTACATCACACGGATATCGGGCGTTTTATGATAGATATTATTGAATAGTGTTGACACCGATAAATATGCACTCTGTTTTCAAAGCCACTTTATTCGGTGGCTTTCTTTTTATACCTGCATAGCTAACACATTTTTGATGTGTACCCAGCATAGTTCCAATGCTATCTTTTTGATTACACAAACGAGAAGGAGCATCAAAATGGATTTTGATTGGGTAGAGTGGTTTGGCTATCTCGCATCTTTGGTCGTACTTGTATCGCTAACAATGACGTCCATCATAAAGTTAAGAGTGATTAACTTTATCGGCTGCTTACTTTTTGCAGCGTTTGCCTATTTTATTGATTCTTATCCCACTATGTTGATGAACTTAGGTATTGCAGGAATCAATGTCTATTATTTGTGGGGTATTTATACCACCAAAGAGAGATTCAAATTGATCTCGGCTTCTGTCGATTCGGAATATTTCGACCATTTTGTTTCCACCAACTTAGCCGAAATTGAGCAGCAAACCTCGGTGGAATCGATAAAGAAATCGGACACGGCATTTTATACACTTCGAAACAACAGTATTGCGGGCGTGCTGGTGGGGAACATGGATAAGGACGGCACGTTATCTCTTGTGCTTGATTTTGTGACGCCAGAGTATCGAGACATGAAGGTCGCGCAGTATTACTACCAATTACACCCAGAAGTGATGAAGCAACGCGGTGTAAACATGCTTAAAGCCATTGCGAAAACCAGAGAGCACGAAGAGTATCTTTTGAACGTTGGTTTTTCTCCTTCTAAGGAAAATGCCGCGGTGTATTTAAAGGCTTTATAACCCCAGCGCGTACTTGTGCATCAATTAACAAAGGCTAGGATATGACAATAAAAAATATCGTTTTTGACGTAGGTAACGTGATTGTAAAATGGTCTCCTCTTGAGATCGTTTCCGCAACGTTTGATGTGGAAGAGGAAGCGGCGCAAAAACTGGCTCAAGACATTTTCTCTCATCAAATTTGGCTTGATTTAAATAAAGGTCGGTATTCTGAAAGTGAAGCGAAGCTGGCGTATCAAACTCAACTGCAGCTAAGTGCAACCGAAACTGACCGACTCTTTGATAACGTGAAATCATCACTGTCCTTATTAGAAGGCACAGAAGACATGATGAAAGATTTAAAAGAATCAGGCTATGGCATTTACGCACTCACTGATAATGTGCATGAAATTGTTACGTTTCTTAAAGATAAATACGATTTTTGGTCGCTATTCGACAATGCCATTGTCTCTGCGGAATGGGATGTACTGAAACCTAATCCTAGAATATACCAGTTGGTGGTGGAGCAATGTAACGTGGAAGCTGGTGAATCTGTATTTTTAGATGACATGCCCGCGAATGTAGAGGGGGCGAAAACAGAGGGCTTTCACGCTTTCCAGTTTTCAACGGCTAAGAAAGCGCGAGAAGATTTGCGTAGCTTAGGTGTTTCCGTATAGAGAGTACAAAGCTAACGGATGATACTGCGTGTTCGTAAGTGAGGGACTACCAATGCAATCGAAAAGGTAATCATACTGACAATAACACGCAGTAAATTCGCGGTATTCCATTGATCTCGAATGGTTTGCCAATCATCGGGCAGCGCGGCTGGATCCCATGATTCTGTGTAGTAGTTAAGCGGTAAATTAACAAACCGAGTAAAAATAACTATCCCAATAAAGTAACTCAAAGCGATGGCTAACCAAATCAGTGCACATCGTTTATCCTTTCTCAGCCACACCACTCCAGTTACTGTGGGCAACAGAGCAGCCCCAAAAAAGCACACAAAAAAACCGGTGTGTCTCACATTGATATTAAACAGTGATTGTACCGTAGCGTAGGTGCTGCCATCGACTTCGAGCATGGCGTAGTTCACGTTAAAACTGTAGGTGGCAAAAAAACCAGCCATAAGTCCAAGCAGTAAAGTAGATGTTGCTTCTAGTCCCTTTTCCATTTTGCTTTCCTTTTTGTGCGTTAACGGAAAGTCTGGCGAAATGTCAGAGAGTTGTACTTATCATTTGGTAAGTGACATGGATTTTTTTAATCGGGAGAAGGATTCAGGTGTTACGCCGATATAACTTGCGAGGTGCATGTTGGGTAAACGCTTGAACTCCGGCCTCTGAGTGATGAGTTTAATGTAGCGCTGCGCTGCGGTAAGTTGCAGCCAGTCTTTCTCTCTATTGAACTTTTCGGCTAATACATTTTCCATCCAAAGGTGAGAAAACGTCATCCAGTCGGCTTCGTTGGCAAAATTTTGTTTGAAGACATCAAAATCCCAACGCCATCCGCTACCACTTTCAATGGATTCAATAAAAAATCCGGCGGGCTCATTCCTTAGCGATTCTGTCACCGGCCAGAAGAAAGCATGATCGACAAAAAAGGCTTTGTTGTGCTCTTTTCCATCTCTGTCGAGGTAGTACATCCTCACAGAGCCTGAGTTTAATAGGAATACCGTGTTCCATTTTGACTGTGAATCGAGAAGAAACTCTTGTGGTTCGAATCGAAATGATTGCGCTGAAAGGGTAAGTTTGTTTTGCGTTGGCTTATCAAGTTGCCTAAAAAACTGACTTTCCACCATGATTTCCTTCTCAACATATCTTTGCAACCAGTATAAGACCTAAGTTTACTAAGACGAGAACTCTCCAATGTCTCAATGATAAGAACTTGGCCTTTATCATGTTGAAATATTCCCATATAGGAATATATTAAAGTTTATGGCTAGAACAAAAACCACATTTGATCCATTTAACGCGATAGCTGAGCCTAAAAGAAGAGAGCTACTGGAAAAATTAGCTGGCAAAGAAATGACGGTTAATCAGCTAGTTGAATCACTTGGGTGGAATCAGCCAATGGTATCCAAACACTTAGGGGTGCTAAAAGCCGTCGATTTGGTTAGGGAGCGTCGAGAAGGAAGATTTCGCGCTTATCACGTAAATGGCGAGCAACTTAAGTCTATTCAAGACTGGATTGTTCAATTCGAGCAATATTGGACCCATACTTTAGATAGTTTGGGTGAATACCTACAAGAGATTCAACAAAAAGGGGACAAGGATGAGTAATCAACACGTAGAACCCACCATTCTAACAAGAGAATACGATGCGCCTATCGCTTTGGTATTTGAGGCATGGACTAAAGTAGAGCACATGACAAAGTGGATGGTTCCTATGCCTGGCGTAACCTGCGAATTTACCCGAGCTGATATTCAGGCTGGTGGATCGTCTCTTCACAAGATGGTGATGCCAAATGGTTTCGAGATGTGGCTTTTATCTCAATACATTGAAATTGTAGAACCGCACACGGTTGTGTTTATTCAATCGGTATCGAATGAGCAGGGCGAGATCATGCCGAGCCCACAAATGCCTAATTGGCCAAAAGAAATGAAAACAACGGTTAAGCTTGAAGAAAATGGCAGCCAAACTAAATTACAACTGATTTGGGAGCCCGTTAACGCGACATCAGAAGAACTCGCCGCATTTGACGCATCGCGCAGCCAACACGGTGCAGGTTGGGGAACTGGCTTGGATAGTTTGGGACGATATCTTTCAACTCAATAGCTCAATAGCTCAATAGCTCAATAGCTCAATAGCTCAATAGCTCAATAGCGACATAGTTGTATGGTAAAAATATAGGCTGTTAGGTGCTCATAACAGCCTTTTTTGCTTTAGGTGACTCAGGGATAGAAGTTTTTTGCTGAGTGGGCGGTCAGTATTGTTACGAGCCTGCTGTGTATATGGCGAAATGCCCATAGAAATTTATTTACCCTGCGACCCAGAGTGGCTTTGCCAGACAATACTTATTGTATTAGGCATTGTGTTTGTCATCGGTGTGATACGTTTTGTTTTCATTTTGAAAAATGAGTATTCTTCAATGCAGAATACGTCTAAGCCAAAGCCCAGCAAAAAGAAACCCCGTCACTAACGTCACTATCCAAACCCATGCCAAACTACTTTGCATTCCGGATTGACGAACGATCACCTAGTCACTTAATGTTACCGAGTATTCCCCCTCTTTTTAGATTGATTTTAGAGAACATTTCATGACCACTACTGAGCAGCGTGAGTATCTAGGCCCATTTCAGGTCTTTATTTTGTTTTTGTCTGTCTTTGTTTTGATATCCGTTGTATTGCAATTAACAACGAAACTACCCGATGACATCAACACTATGCTCAGATGGTCGGATCAATTTATCTGTGTTTTCTTCTTTATTGATTTCATTATCCAATTGAAACATGCCCCCGATCGTTGGCGATATTTTCGTACATGGGGGTGGATAGATTTGCTTTCTTCCGTCCCATTTGGTTTTTATCCGCAATTTGCGCGCGTCGTTCGTGTTATTCGTCTCATTCGGGTCATTCGCTCTGTTCGCACATTAGCCAATGTCTTTTTACGGAACAAAGTAAAAAGCTCGTTCTCATTCGTTGTTTTTGTTTCGATTCTTATGCTGACCGTTGGTGCAATCGCATTACTTTTGTTAGAGCAAGGGGTTGAAGGAGCCAACATTCACAATGCGTCAGACGCATTTTGGTGGGCATTTGTAACGATAACGACTGTAGGTTACGGGGATTTCTATCCCGTCACAGCTGAGGGTAGGTTTGTTGCCTCTGTGTTGATGACAACGGGTGTTGGTCTATTCGGTACTTTTACCGGCTTTGTGGCTTCTTGGTTTCTGGAAGATGACAAAGAGGATCAGGGCAAACACATAATGGCAAACCTCAAAGACGAAGTGACGGAACTCAGATCAGAAGTCGGAGAGCTTAAAGCATTGCTTATAGAATTAAACCAAAAAAAAGACCCCAATTAATGGGGTAAAGAAAATTGACTTTTAAACAGATCCGAGTTCATTCAGTTCTATCGTTACTCGCTCAACGCCTTTCTCTGGCGCGGTATTCAAGGCAGGTTTTTGGAAGTTAACGCAGGTTTGTAGAAATGCATCATTACACCGTTATCGCAGCTATCAAACTTTGTAAGTTCAAAACGATGTAAGGCGCTGCCGTATTCGAACAGACGTTTTCCGCTACCAACAACGACAGGAAATACCCAGAGGCGAAGTTCATCTATTAGGCCATGCTTTAGAAGCGCTTGTATCAGATTGGCACTGCCATGCACTTGTAGGATAGGACCGTTTTGGCTTTTTAAAGCATGAATTTCAGAAGCAATATCGCCCGTAATTGCATGGGAATTCTCCCAATTCAATGTTTGTGGGTCAGACGTAACAACGTATTTCCTCGCTGCATTCATTCGGTCTGAAAGTGTGCTTTTTGGTGCGTTAGGCCAATGCCTTGAAAAAATGTTATAGGTATTGCGACCAAAAACCATATCGTAAGGCGTCGACATCGCGTAGCTTTCGACCTGGCTCATTACACCTTCCCAGTAAGGCGCTGCCCAACCGCCATGCTTAAATCCACCAGATGGGTCTTCTTCAGGCATACTAGGGGACTGCATGACTCCATCAAGCGTTACGAATGCCAGAACAGCAAGATTTCTCATAGATGCCTCCTTTATATCTTGTTCGTGTAGGTATTTCGGTGCCTATTATCTGAGCGGAACTTTTTATGGATCCAACCTAAAGTCAGTCCAAAAATCCCAAATTGCAGCAACCCGACTGTTAGTTCAATTAGAATCCAGTTTGAAATTGATGGTACGGTATATTTAGCAGGCTCGGTGAGTGCGATATAGCTGACAAGAAACGATCCAAAAAGCAGCGAAATAATTACACCGTCTTTCATTCTAACGGTACTGTCTTTCCAGGCTTTCAGACCAATGCTGATGATTAAGCCTTGAATAATCATAACGACGAACCCCATCGCCATGATTGGCTCAGAGCGAAGAAAACCCACTGAATCAAAATGATCTTTGTTAATAACAAAATGGGATAAGCCTTGTGCGGCAAAGGTAACGACCATAAAGGTCAGAATTGATAGGACATGCGCAATCATTGTGTCACTCCCTGTATTGAATTAGCGGACGTGAACGACTTTTTTATGGAACACAATACTGATGCTATTTCTATCAGGTGAACAACGGGGGCTTCAGCCTTTTTCCATTGACTAAACAAACTAGGACTTTTCAAAACCTCGAGATAGGCTAAAAATAAGTCGTCTAAATTATGTTCGACTCCGGTCCAATTCCTTTCTTGATTCATTCTCACAGTTTTCTCCTTGATAAGCTGTTTAACTTACGTTCAAACCAGTTTTTAGTTCTGGCTATTATCTAGACGAGAGAAATCACAATTCGGGGACAGTTTAGGTAAAATTATTTAGGTTGTTTGACCCAAAAAAAAGACCCCAATTAAGGGGTCAGTCAGATTGACATAGACTAAGGTTAAGGTTTTTATAAAATAGTTGTGTGGATATTTTTGTGTATCTTAATTCTTGCAAAAGCGAGTGAGTGTATAGTCTTCACCACTGCGCGAGGTGTACTCTTTGTCGACGCTGTGCGCAATGGGGTCGCCCTTTGCTCCCGTTTCTAGAAGGCTGATCCAGTAACGGTGGTTAGATTGGGTTTCCATGCACAGCGAGGTACGAGATTCCAGCTGAATATCTTGGATGTTTGCCAAATTATCAATACTGCCTAGGTGTGTCCCTAGCGTAATCTCTAGGTGCGAACCTTGAGCATCTTTAAGTAAAATGGCTTCCGGCTCGCGTTTGTGACCTGATAAAGCGACAAACTGTGAAGGGTTATCTAACCCTACCAACTTCCCATCTGCAAAGCAGGCAACCAAATTGCAGTAGTACACCATATAGTTCACAACATCTTGATGAGAACCATGCTCTAACGGGAAGGATGAATCCAATATTTCTTTTGCTCGTTGTTGCTTTTCTGTCACTCGTTGCGCATTTGATTTTTCAGCAGCGAGGACAGAAGTCGCATCAAACTGTTGTTCGGTTTCTGTATTTTGATTGTTCGAAGCAGTTGATATAGTCATAGTGATGTCCTCATCATTTATCTTTTTGCCAGCTTGGGTAAAAGAGGTGACTGTTCTTTTGCCCTTGCTTCAACTTTAGATTAGCGCCATTCACATCAAAATTTCACAATAAAAATTTCACAGTGTAAATTTTACAAAAAAGCCTGTGAAATTTTACACAGCATCTATCACTCCCATGCACTTTTCATATTTTGTTGTCTTATCAAAGCGGGGCAACGACTTGCTTATGCTTTTTGACTCGCACCATCTTTAAGCCAGCCTGTCCCGCATCACTATTTTGAGACAAACGCTAAGGTGTCATGTCTCTATTATTTTTGAGAACGAAATAAAAAGAAGGTTACCGACAAACTGCACTTGTTGAGGTAAGGGGGATGAATTGAAAAAATATTCATAATTCTTGCGAGCTCACGTCACAAAAAACATAGATTTCAGAGAAATTCTTTTGATCAAAATCACTTTAAAAATTAAAAAACAGCGCTAGGTTCTGTGAATAGAAACAAATAGAAATAAACAAAAAACACGAGAAATAAAGCGAAAGAAAACGAAAGGAATCAAGAAAAGAGACACTCAATATTTGATGTTCACTTTCTGATATTAGGGAAAATATTCATGAAATGTACCAAATCATATCTCAGCGTAACGGCGTTGGTTTTCGTAACGATAACTGCTGTCGATGCCAAGGGACTCGGCGATATTGATGCAAACACTGTGCAACTTACCGGACAGACTCTCACGCTAAAAACAACGGATAACGAGCATCTTAAAATCTCTATCCTTAGTGAGAACACATTTCGGATACAGGTGAGTCAAACGGCGACGTTTGTCGATGAGACAGTGGATGCGCTATTCGACCAATGCAATAATTTTAACTGTAATGCGAGTGACTTTGATGTCAACGCACTTCCTACCATTGTCGTCGACAACAACGTAGACAATGTGAATGTTCAATTGACGACGAATTCCAATTTTTATGCTCTTAATACGAATGAAATATCATTAAGAATTCAGAAATCGCCACTGATCTTTTCTTTATACAAGCAAGGTGATCCAACTGCGTTATGGTCTGAAATTGTTCCTATTAGCATTGGGCAAGCTAAAACAAACTTTGATATTGAGTCGCTTAAGATGGACAAGCCGAGTGGAAAAACTACTCAAACGCTTTCCAGTGGCTTAGAGGAACATTTCTACGGCGGTGGTCAGCAAAATGGTGAGTTTGAGTTCAATGGCAAAATCATGGAAGCGTCGTATTCTGGTGGTTGGGACGAGTACGACCGACCTAATCCTGCCCCGTTTTTTATGTCAGACAAAGGTTACGGAGTA is a genomic window containing:
- a CDS encoding alkaline phosphatase, coding for MKLHGRRLSLMSLAAAAIGLSANMAFAESKTKNIILVIGDGMGPQQVGLLQTYSDLAPKSVLKGKGTVFERMIKGGQMNMSMTHPDKAIVVDSAASASQLATGQMSGAEMIGLNAKGYSARTVLEVAKQKGMSVGLVSDTRITHATPGSFAAHVAHRSLENKIAEQMLASDADVLLSGGLRYWIPKSASDKTSEAHKALTAKTDGKVRIKSKRKDERNLITEAEGAGYETVFTKEQLSNSKGNKVLGLFSYSGMYDGITNSKLKGDDQRAQPTLEEMAKHAISVLEKNENGFFLMVEAGQIDWAGHYNDTGSMLHEMLKMNDAVTSILDWADTRNDTLVLVTADHETGGFGFSYSAVDLPDPQELPGDAFEGRDYKPNFNFISPNVLDKIYNQKISHADLFYSEFDGLDKAQQTPENLAKLVAENSDFEISAAQAKKILDTQPNPYYVRDHKYLSSKTVPKLEGYGAFFVYQTDDNRQNLLARELAEQQGVVWSTGSHTSTPVFLFAQGEDEAVAPFTSKLLHHTDIGRFMIDIIE
- a CDS encoding HAD family hydrolase — translated: MTIKNIVFDVGNVIVKWSPLEIVSATFDVEEEAAQKLAQDIFSHQIWLDLNKGRYSESEAKLAYQTQLQLSATETDRLFDNVKSSLSLLEGTEDMMKDLKESGYGIYALTDNVHEIVTFLKDKYDFWSLFDNAIVSAEWDVLKPNPRIYQLVVEQCNVEAGESVFLDDMPANVEGAKTEGFHAFQFSTAKKAREDLRSLGVSV
- a CDS encoding DUF1772 domain-containing protein; amino-acid sequence: MEKGLEATSTLLLGLMAGFFATYSFNVNYAMLEVDGSTYATVQSLFNINVRHTGFFVCFFGAALLPTVTGVVWLRKDKRCALIWLAIALSYFIGIVIFTRFVNLPLNYYTESWDPAALPDDWQTIRDQWNTANLLRVIVSMITFSIALVVPHLRTRSIIR
- a CDS encoding Crp/Fnr family transcriptional regulator, whose amino-acid sequence is MESQFFRQLDKPTQNKLTLSAQSFRFEPQEFLLDSQSKWNTVFLLNSGSVRMYYLDRDGKEHNKAFFVDHAFFWPVTESLRNEPAGFFIESIESGSGWRWDFDVFKQNFANEADWMTFSHLWMENVLAEKFNREKDWLQLTAAQRYIKLITQRPEFKRLPNMHLASYIGVTPESFSRLKKSMSLTK
- a CDS encoding ArsR/SmtB family transcription factor, translating into MARTKTTFDPFNAIAEPKRRELLEKLAGKEMTVNQLVESLGWNQPMVSKHLGVLKAVDLVRERREGRFRAYHVNGEQLKSIQDWIVQFEQYWTHTLDSLGEYLQEIQQKGDKDE
- a CDS encoding SRPBCC family protein → MSNQHVEPTILTREYDAPIALVFEAWTKVEHMTKWMVPMPGVTCEFTRADIQAGGSSLHKMVMPNGFEMWLLSQYIEIVEPHTVVFIQSVSNEQGEIMPSPQMPNWPKEMKTTVKLEENGSQTKLQLIWEPVNATSEELAAFDASRSQHGAGWGTGLDSLGRYLSTQ
- a CDS encoding potassium channel family protein, producing MTTTEQREYLGPFQVFILFLSVFVLISVVLQLTTKLPDDINTMLRWSDQFICVFFFIDFIIQLKHAPDRWRYFRTWGWIDLLSSVPFGFYPQFARVVRVIRLIRVIRSVRTLANVFLRNKVKSSFSFVVFVSILMLTVGAIALLLLEQGVEGANIHNASDAFWWAFVTITTVGYGDFYPVTAEGRFVASVLMTTGVGLFGTFTGFVASWFLEDDKEDQGKHIMANLKDEVTELRSEVGELKALLIELNQKKDPN
- a CDS encoding dihydrofolate reductase family protein → MRNLAVLAFVTLDGVMQSPSMPEEDPSGGFKHGGWAAPYWEGVMSQVESYAMSTPYDMVFGRNTYNIFSRHWPNAPKSTLSDRMNAARKYVVTSDPQTLNWENSHAITGDIASEIHALKSQNGPILQVHGSANLIQALLKHGLIDELRLWVFPVVVGSGKRLFEYGSALHRFELTKFDSCDNGVMMHFYKPALTSKNLP
- a CDS encoding aldolase/citrate lyase/malate synthase family protein; this translates as MTISTASNNQNTETEQQFDATSVLAAEKSNAQRVTEKQQRAKEILDSSFPLEHGSHQDVVNYMVYYCNLVACFADGKLVGLDNPSQFVALSGHKREPEAILLKDAQGSHLEITLGTHLGSIDNLANIQDIQLESRTSLCMETQSNHRYWISLLETGAKGDPIAHSVDKEYTSRSGEDYTLTRFCKN